TCGTGACCGAACGCCGCTCGGTAGCCGAGCCAGTACCCGGCTGCATCCATTTTCGCCAGCACGATATCGTGGATATACGCCGGTGGCGCCATCGCCGAATCAAGGCGCCGCGCCTTCTCGGTCCGGAACCACGGGTAGAACACGATCTGGTCTCGAGTGTGTTGCCACGCCCAGGCCAAATGGGCGCCGTCGGCCGTCGGGTGAAACTCCGGGGCGTAGCGGTCAAGCCGCTCCTTGGCCTCTGCCGGTGTGTTGAAGGAAATCCCATCCAACACCAGACCGGCAACTCGCTCGGGATGACGCAACCCCACTTCGAGGGCGATATGGGCGCCCGTATGGGTGCCATAAATCGGCGCCCGCGCAATCCCGAGGGCATCCATCGCCGCCACAGTGGCATCGGCATAATCCATCGCGCTGGGCGCTTCCTGCGGCAGCGGATCTGATCCGCCGTAGCCCGGCGTGTCCAACCCGATCAACGTCCAATCCTGAGCCAACGGCAACAGTCCCGGCAAGACAAACGCCGCCGACTGCGGGCTGGAATGCAGAAGGATGAACGGCGGCCCCGATCCAGCGCGGCGATAATGAATCTCGCGATCGCCCACCCGGAGGAAATGCCGGGTCGTCGCAGGCGTCGTCATGCGGCAGCCCGTCGACCGAGGGCCGCAACGGCCTCTTCGGTGGTGACGAGTTTGGCGAAGAGAAATCCCATCGACTCGAGCGCCGACGCATGGCGACCGCGGTCGACCTCGCCCACGGCGTCGCGTACGACAAAGGTACGGAAATCGAGCTGCGACGCATCGCGAACGGTCGATTCGACGCACATGTTCGTCGTCACGCCGCACACGATCAAATTGACGACCCCCCGGTCGCGCAGTTGCTTCTCCAGATCGGTACGCATGAACGAACTCATACGACTTTTCTCGACCACCACATCGCCGGGTTGCGGCGTCAGTTCTTCGACGATTTCCGCATCCCAAGACCCCCGCGGACACACCTTGCTCGACTTAATGTTCGGCATCATCTCGCGCACGATGAACCCGCCGTCGCTGTAGTCGGGCTCGTAGGCAAGGTAAGAGAAGCAAACTAGAGCACCCGCCGCCCGTGCCGCCCCCACCAAGGCGCGACACGGCTCGATCGCGCCCGCCAGCATGCCGATGTCGAGACCGAGTCGGGCATGCGACCCCTCGGGCTTGCACATGCCGTTTTGCATATCCACGACCAGCACTGCCGTCGCACCGTTCAAACTGTCCATTTGCGCCCCCTTTTCCCCGACGCAGTGTAGCGAAAAGAAAAAGCGCCGGGCAATGAATGCCCGGCGCCCTTCAGTTCGCTCGATGTCTGAGTTGGCTTAAGCTACTCGGACATCCGTAGGTCGTGCCACCGGAGCGCGTGCTCAGGATGGAAGCCCACGCCGGACACCTTCTCCGACATCGCCCACTGCAGGCGATTCTCGACCAGTGGCGCGATCGCGACTTCCTTCATCAGGATTTCCTGAATCTGGGCCATCAAATCGTTGCGCTTTTTGTCGTCGGGTTCGGTCTTGGCCTGCTCCAACCACAGCTTGTCGACCTCGTCGTTGCTGTACTTGCTGTAGTTCGACAGACCGCCTTTTTCCGCAGTTACGTACAACAACTGGATCGCGTAGCCCGCTTCGACGCCGATCGGCTTGGAGTGGTCGATCAACGCAAAGGGAAGATCCTTCTTCACCAGCTCGCGGTCCGAAAACTGCGACTGGGGAATCGGGTTCAACACAACCGAGATACCGACTTTCTTGAGTTCGGTCTGGATGATGGTCGCTGCCGGCCCGAGGATGTTTTCTTTCTCGGT
Above is a window of Alphaproteobacteria bacterium DNA encoding:
- a CDS encoding isochorismatase family cysteine hydrolase, whose protein sequence is MDSLNGATAVLVVDMQNGMCKPEGSHARLGLDIGMLAGAIEPCRALVGAARAAGALVCFSYLAYEPDYSDGGFIVREMMPNIKSSKVCPRGSWDAEIVEELTPQPGDVVVEKSRMSSFMRTDLEKQLRDRGVVNLIVCGVTTNMCVESTVRDASQLDFRTFVVRDAVGEVDRGRHASALESMGFLFAKLVTTEEAVAALGRRAAA